A DNA window from Variovorax sp. J2L1-78 contains the following coding sequences:
- a CDS encoding DUF979 domain-containing protein, whose translation MTLTITHLYYLVGAILAVTAVMTLTDRQHAKRYSSAFFWGLYSLVFLVGDRLPPVWVGVGVVVMALIAAFGGVGIGHHVPRTVEQYAASAKRLGNKLFIPALAIPVVTMIGTLSASHLVIGGTPLLDPKNTTLVSLGIGCIVALALACKMTNETPVQGIRESRRLTDALGWALVLPQMLGMLGLVFSDAGVGKAVAHITTSYINMDVRFFAVVVYVVGMALFTVIMGNGFAAFPVMTGGVGIPVLVGMYHGNPAVMAAVGMLSGYCGTLLTPMAANFNIVPAALLELPDKNAVIRAQVPTALALLTCNVFILYFLMFR comes from the coding sequence ATGACGCTCACCATCACGCACCTGTACTACCTCGTCGGCGCCATCCTGGCCGTCACCGCGGTGATGACGCTGACCGACAGGCAGCATGCCAAGCGCTATTCCAGCGCCTTCTTCTGGGGCCTCTATTCGCTCGTGTTCCTCGTCGGCGACCGGCTGCCGCCCGTGTGGGTCGGCGTGGGCGTCGTCGTGATGGCGCTGATCGCGGCCTTCGGCGGCGTGGGCATCGGCCACCATGTGCCGCGCACGGTCGAGCAGTACGCCGCCAGCGCCAAGCGACTGGGCAACAAGCTCTTCATCCCCGCACTGGCGATCCCGGTGGTCACGATGATCGGCACGCTATCGGCGTCGCACCTCGTCATCGGCGGCACGCCGCTGCTCGACCCCAAGAACACCACGCTGGTGAGTCTGGGCATCGGCTGCATCGTCGCGCTGGCGCTGGCTTGCAAGATGACGAACGAGACGCCGGTGCAGGGCATCCGCGAATCGCGCCGCCTCACCGACGCACTCGGCTGGGCGCTGGTGCTGCCGCAGATGCTCGGCATGCTCGGCCTGGTGTTCTCCGACGCCGGCGTGGGCAAGGCCGTGGCGCACATCACCACCAGCTACATCAACATGGACGTGCGTTTCTTCGCCGTCGTGGTGTACGTGGTCGGCATGGCGCTCTTCACCGTCATCATGGGCAACGGCTTCGCGGCCTTCCCGGTGATGACGGGCGGCGTGGGCATCCCGGTGCTGGTGGGCATGTACCACGGCAACCCGGCCGTGATGGCGGCGGTCGGCATGCTCTCGGGTTACTGCGGCACGCTGCTCACGCCGATGGCGGCCAACTTCAACATCGTGCCCGCGGCGCTGCTCGAGCTGCCCGACAAGAACGCGGTGATCCGCGCGCAGGTGCCCACGGCGCTCGCGCTGCTGACCTGCAACGTGTTCATCCTGTACTTCCTGATGTTCCGTTGA
- a CDS encoding 5-oxoprolinase/urea amidolyase family protein: MRFLPVNLDALLVELDDLPQTLALLASLQAEPIDGIDELVPAARTIMVRFRPTTVTHDALVERIGRRSLAGPVERASTRVEIPVDYDGEDLGDVAQMLGLSRDEVIRRHTGSDYTVAFTGFAPGFAYLSGGHPSLNVPRRTTPRTRIPAGAVGLAGAFSGVYPQASPGGWQIIGVTATPMWDLGRDVPALLQPGFTVRFVDVSGQRVAVAPAPQAAAVDTPSHDGPALVVRSTGLQALFQDLGRHGQAGQGVSASGAMDRGALRAANRLVGNASDATCIEIVYGGFQVTSRGDTVVAFAGADAPIELVRASGVRCAVPSHEAIALSDGDSLALGEPRAGIRSYLAVRGGFAIAPVLGSRSTDTLAHVGPPHLRAGDVLPVHAVTRGAIVGAPEAPREDLPTAHQTVVLDVVMGPRTDWFTPEAVALLASQLWTVTPQSNRVGLRLAGETPLSREHTGELPSEGTALGAIQVPPSGQPVLFLADHPLTGGYPVIACVAPHHLDRAGQIPIGAQVRFNPLRAFSATTRDTP; encoded by the coding sequence ATGCGCTTCCTGCCCGTCAACCTCGACGCGCTGCTGGTCGAGCTCGACGACCTGCCGCAGACGCTGGCGCTGCTGGCGTCGCTGCAGGCCGAGCCCATCGACGGCATCGACGAACTGGTGCCGGCCGCGCGCACGATCATGGTCCGCTTCCGGCCGACCACCGTCACGCACGACGCCCTGGTCGAACGCATCGGGCGACGCAGCCTCGCCGGGCCGGTCGAACGTGCGAGCACGCGCGTGGAGATCCCGGTCGACTACGACGGCGAAGACTTGGGCGACGTCGCGCAGATGCTCGGCCTCTCGCGCGACGAAGTCATCCGCCGCCACACCGGCAGCGACTACACCGTCGCCTTCACCGGCTTCGCGCCCGGCTTCGCGTATCTCAGCGGCGGCCATCCGAGCCTGAACGTGCCGCGCCGCACCACGCCGCGCACGCGCATTCCCGCGGGCGCCGTGGGCCTCGCCGGAGCCTTCAGCGGCGTCTATCCGCAGGCCAGCCCCGGCGGCTGGCAGATCATCGGCGTGACCGCCACGCCGATGTGGGACCTGGGCCGCGACGTGCCCGCGTTGCTGCAGCCGGGCTTCACTGTGCGCTTCGTCGATGTGTCGGGGCAGCGCGTGGCGGTGGCGCCAGCGCCCCAGGCCGCCGCCGTCGACACGCCGTCGCACGACGGCCCCGCGCTCGTCGTGCGCAGCACCGGCCTGCAGGCGCTGTTCCAGGACCTCGGCCGCCATGGCCAGGCCGGGCAGGGCGTGTCGGCCTCGGGCGCCATGGACCGCGGCGCCCTGCGCGCGGCCAACCGCCTCGTCGGCAATGCGAGCGATGCGACCTGCATCGAGATCGTCTACGGCGGCTTCCAGGTCACGAGCCGCGGCGACACCGTCGTCGCCTTCGCCGGTGCCGACGCGCCGATCGAACTCGTGCGTGCGAGCGGCGTTCGATGCGCCGTGCCCAGCCACGAAGCCATCGCGCTGTCCGACGGCGACAGCCTCGCGCTCGGCGAGCCGCGCGCCGGCATCCGCAGCTACCTTGCGGTGCGTGGTGGCTTCGCCATCGCGCCCGTGCTCGGCAGCCGGTCGACCGACACGCTCGCGCATGTCGGCCCGCCACACCTCCGCGCCGGCGACGTGTTGCCGGTGCACGCGGTCACGCGCGGCGCCATCGTCGGCGCACCCGAAGCGCCGCGCGAAGACCTGCCGACCGCACACCAGACCGTGGTGCTCGATGTCGTCATGGGCCCGCGCACCGACTGGTTCACGCCCGAGGCCGTCGCGCTGCTGGCGAGCCAGCTGTGGACGGTCACGCCGCAATCGAACCGCGTCGGCCTGCGGCTGGCCGGCGAGACGCCGCTGTCGCGTGAGCACACCGGCGAGCTGCCGAGCGAGGGCACGGCCCTCGGGGCGATCCAGGTGCCGCCGAGCGGCCAGCCCGTGCTCTTCCTCGCCGACCATCCGCTCACCGGCGGCTATCCGGTGATCGCTTGTGTCGCTCCGCACCACCTCGACCGCGCGGGGCAGATCCCCATCGGCGCGCAGGTGCGCTTCAACCCCCTCCGCGCGTTCAGCGCCACCACCCGAGACACCCCATGA
- a CDS encoding AraC family transcriptional regulator: MTDLTLDPTLVNAADGPVVFVATGSQDEELSSEPHHHARGQLFGSHAGLLSVGLESGVWVVPSIHAVWLPPHHLHSGRSHGPFRGWAAYVAERACDDLPKQPCTIRTSGLLREAVLRASTWPMGPLDARSAHVAAVILDEIRSLPVESFGLPLPRDPRLLRIARALIADPADTRDLESWAAWAAISSRTLSRRFVEETGFNFTAWRQRARLMRSLEMLAAGASVTAVALDLGYATASAFIALFRRTFGETPASYRQRL, translated from the coding sequence ATGACTGACCTGACCCTCGATCCGACCCTCGTCAATGCTGCCGATGGCCCGGTCGTGTTCGTCGCGACGGGGAGTCAGGACGAGGAACTCTCGTCCGAGCCGCACCACCATGCGCGCGGCCAGCTCTTCGGCTCGCACGCCGGGTTGCTGTCGGTGGGCCTGGAGAGCGGCGTCTGGGTGGTGCCGTCGATCCACGCGGTGTGGCTGCCGCCGCACCACCTGCATTCGGGCCGTTCGCACGGCCCTTTTCGCGGCTGGGCCGCCTATGTCGCGGAGCGTGCCTGCGACGACCTGCCGAAGCAGCCCTGCACGATCCGCACGTCCGGCCTGCTGCGCGAGGCCGTACTGCGCGCGAGCACCTGGCCCATGGGGCCGCTGGACGCCCGCAGTGCGCACGTGGCGGCGGTGATCCTCGACGAGATCCGCAGCCTGCCGGTGGAGAGCTTCGGCCTGCCCTTGCCGCGCGACCCACGCCTGCTGCGGATCGCGCGGGCGCTGATCGCCGACCCGGCCGACACGCGCGACCTGGAAAGCTGGGCCGCCTGGGCGGCCATCAGTTCGCGCACCCTGAGCCGGCGCTTCGTCGAAGAGACCGGGTTCAACTTCACCGCGTGGCGGCAGCGTGCTCGCCTGATGCGGTCGTTGGAGATGCTGGCGGCCGGCGCCTCCGTCACCGCCGTGGCGCTCGACCTCGGCTATGCCACGGCCAGCGCCTTCATCGCACTGTTCCGGCGCACCTTCGGCGAGACGCCGGCGAGCTACCGCCAGCGGCTGTGA
- a CDS encoding DUF969 domain-containing protein, producing the protein MPTEINLWPLLGVAVIIAGFVLRFNPMLVVIVTAIVTAFAAHFPVEKILATIGTGFIKTRNLPLIILLPLAVIGLLERHGLRQHAQRWISSIKSATSGRLLIVYLGARQLTAAVGLTSLGGHPQMVRPLLAPMAEGAAEARFGALPDKVRHKLRAYAAATDNVGLFFGEDIFVAFGAIVLMTTFLREAGIDIEPIQVALWGIPTAVCAFVIHAWRLRRLDGWLARELAGATPVAPAASTANPAVKGA; encoded by the coding sequence GTGCCTACCGAGATCAATCTGTGGCCCTTGCTGGGGGTCGCCGTCATCATTGCGGGCTTCGTCCTGCGCTTCAATCCGATGCTGGTGGTGATCGTCACCGCCATCGTCACCGCCTTCGCGGCGCACTTCCCGGTGGAGAAGATCCTCGCGACCATCGGCACCGGCTTCATCAAGACGCGCAACCTGCCGCTGATCATCCTGCTGCCCCTGGCGGTGATCGGCCTGCTCGAGCGGCACGGGCTGCGCCAGCATGCGCAGCGCTGGATCAGCAGCATCAAGTCCGCGACCTCGGGCCGCTTGTTGATCGTCTACCTCGGCGCGCGCCAGCTGACCGCCGCCGTCGGCCTCACCAGCCTGGGCGGACACCCGCAAATGGTGCGGCCGCTGCTCGCGCCGATGGCCGAAGGTGCGGCCGAAGCCCGTTTCGGTGCGCTGCCGGACAAGGTCCGCCACAAGCTGCGCGCCTATGCGGCCGCCACCGACAACGTCGGCCTGTTCTTCGGCGAAGACATCTTCGTGGCCTTCGGCGCCATCGTGCTGATGACCACCTTCCTGCGCGAAGCGGGCATCGACATCGAGCCGATCCAGGTCGCGCTGTGGGGCATCCCGACGGCGGTCTGCGCCTTCGTCATCCACGCGTGGCGCTTGCGCCGGCTGGACGGCTGGCTCGCGCGTGAACTGGCCGGGGCCACGCCGGTGGCGCCCGCAGCCAGCACCGCCAACCCCGCCGTGAAGGGCGCCTGA
- a CDS encoding acetyl/propionyl/methylcrotonyl-CoA carboxylase subunit alpha, whose protein sequence is MKKVLIANRGEIAVRIARACADYGVSSVAVYADADLDALHARMADEAYGLDGQRPADTYLNIGKLLAVAKRCGADAVHPGYGFLSESAAFAQAVIDAGLTWIGPPPAAIKALGDKVQARKIALEVGAPLVAGTAGPVAGVAEVLAFAEQHGMPIIIKAAFGGGGRGMKIAWRMDEVADLYDSAVREAVTAFGRGECFVEQFLDRPRHVEAQVIADTHGHVVVLGTRDCSLQRRNQKLVEEAPAPFLSDAQRERIHQAARDVCAQAGYVGAGTVEFLLSPNGTISFLEVNTRLQVEHPVTEETTGIDLVVEQLRIADGLPLSVTETPVPRGHAFEFRINAEDVGRGFLPAPGPVHVFEAPSGPGVRVDTGVQSGSTVPGTFDSLMAKLIVTGATRAQAIARARRALKEFRIEGVASVLPFHRAVMEAPDFVSDDAFKVHTRWIETDFANTLAAAVRPEPLADVALVRTAVEIDGRRVALGLPAALLRGLPSAAPAAAGAGAAVSATAIDPAAVAAPIAGTLQAWKVADGGTVAAGDTLASMEAMKMEMPVTAHRAGRVTLKVAQGAYVAAGAAIAEIG, encoded by the coding sequence ATGAAGAAAGTCCTCATCGCCAACCGCGGCGAGATCGCCGTGCGCATCGCGCGCGCCTGTGCCGACTACGGCGTGAGCTCGGTGGCCGTGTACGCCGACGCCGACCTCGACGCGCTGCACGCGCGCATGGCCGACGAGGCGTACGGCCTCGACGGCCAGCGCCCGGCCGACACCTACCTGAACATCGGCAAGCTGCTCGCGGTGGCGAAACGCTGCGGTGCCGACGCGGTGCATCCCGGTTACGGCTTCCTGTCGGAGAGCGCGGCCTTCGCCCAGGCCGTGATCGACGCCGGCCTCACCTGGATCGGCCCGCCGCCCGCTGCCATCAAGGCGCTGGGCGACAAGGTGCAGGCGCGCAAGATCGCGCTCGAAGTCGGCGCACCGCTGGTGGCCGGCACGGCCGGTCCGGTCGCCGGCGTGGCCGAGGTCCTGGCCTTTGCCGAACAGCACGGCATGCCCATCATCATCAAGGCCGCGTTCGGCGGCGGCGGCCGCGGCATGAAGATCGCCTGGCGCATGGACGAGGTGGCTGACCTGTACGACTCGGCGGTGCGCGAGGCCGTCACCGCCTTCGGCCGCGGCGAGTGCTTCGTCGAACAGTTCCTCGACCGCCCGCGCCATGTCGAGGCGCAGGTGATCGCCGACACGCACGGCCACGTGGTCGTGCTCGGCACGCGCGACTGCTCGCTGCAGCGGCGCAACCAGAAGCTGGTGGAAGAAGCGCCCGCGCCCTTCCTCAGCGATGCACAGCGCGAGCGCATTCACCAGGCCGCGCGCGACGTGTGCGCCCAGGCCGGCTACGTCGGCGCGGGCACGGTCGAGTTCCTGCTGAGCCCGAACGGCACGATCTCCTTCCTCGAGGTCAACACGCGGCTGCAGGTCGAGCATCCGGTGACGGAAGAGACGACCGGCATCGACCTGGTGGTCGAGCAGTTGCGCATCGCCGACGGCCTGCCGCTGTCGGTCACCGAGACACCGGTGCCGCGCGGCCACGCCTTCGAGTTCCGCATCAACGCCGAAGACGTCGGCCGTGGCTTCCTGCCCGCGCCCGGGCCGGTGCATGTGTTCGAAGCGCCGTCGGGCCCCGGCGTGCGCGTCGACACCGGCGTGCAGTCGGGCTCGACCGTGCCCGGCACCTTCGATTCGCTGATGGCCAAGCTGATCGTCACCGGCGCCACACGCGCGCAGGCCATCGCGCGGGCGCGGAGGGCGCTGAAGGAATTCCGCATCGAAGGCGTGGCCTCGGTGCTGCCCTTCCACCGCGCGGTGATGGAGGCGCCGGACTTCGTGTCCGACGATGCGTTCAAGGTGCACACGCGCTGGATCGAGACCGACTTCGCGAACACGCTGGCCGCCGCCGTGCGCCCCGAGCCGCTGGCCGACGTGGCGCTGGTGCGCACGGCGGTCGAGATCGATGGCCGCCGCGTGGCGCTGGGCCTGCCGGCGGCGTTGCTGCGCGGGCTGCCCTCCGCGGCACCCGCTGCGGCGGGCGCGGGCGCAGCGGTGTCGGCGACAGCGATCGATCCGGCCGCCGTCGCAGCGCCGATCGCCGGCACGCTGCAAGCCTGGAAGGTCGCCGACGGCGGCACCGTGGCCGCGGGCGACACCCTGGCCTCGATGGAAGCGATGAAGATGGAGATGCCCGTCACGGCGCACCGTGCCGGGCGCGTCACGCTGAAGGTGGCGCAGGGCGCGTACGTGGCGGCGGGCGCGGCCATCGCCGAGATCGGCTGA
- a CDS encoding GntR family transcriptional regulator, which produces MTLPDSPAAVTQTLSERTAEQLRQKITQGEFAPGQRLSEQALSDSLGISRNTLREVFRLLTKEGLVKHSPNRGVFVAIPSIAAIIDIYRVRRLIECQALAQAYPRHPAKKKMREAVETALRCRDTGDWLGVGTANMKFHRAVVELADSERLNLLFESVLAELRLAFGLLRDPEFLHAPYVDMNRNILELTEAGEFARGAAALNDYLVHSERIVLAVYARHLNDAGWDL; this is translated from the coding sequence ATGACCCTCCCCGATTCGCCCGCCGCCGTGACGCAGACCCTCAGCGAGCGGACGGCCGAGCAGCTGCGCCAGAAGATCACGCAGGGCGAATTCGCGCCCGGCCAGCGGCTGTCGGAGCAGGCCTTGAGCGACAGCCTGGGCATCTCGCGCAACACGCTGCGCGAGGTGTTCCGCCTGCTGACCAAGGAGGGGCTGGTCAAGCATTCGCCCAACCGCGGCGTGTTCGTCGCCATCCCGAGCATCGCGGCGATCATCGACATCTACCGGGTGCGGCGGCTGATCGAGTGCCAGGCGCTGGCCCAGGCCTATCCGCGCCATCCGGCCAAGAAGAAGATGCGCGAGGCGGTGGAGACCGCCCTGCGCTGCCGGGACACGGGCGACTGGCTGGGCGTGGGCACGGCCAACATGAAGTTCCACCGGGCGGTGGTCGAACTGGCCGACAGCGAACGCCTCAACCTGCTGTTCGAATCGGTCTTGGCCGAACTACGGCTGGCCTTCGGCCTGCTGCGCGACCCCGAGTTCTTGCACGCGCCTTACGTCGACATGAATCGGAACATCCTCGAACTGACCGAAGCGGGCGAGTTCGCGCGCGGTGCCGCGGCGCTCAACGACTACCTGGTGCACTCCGAACGCATCGTGCTGGCGGTCTACGCCCGGCACCTCAACGACGCCGGCTGGGACCTGTGA
- a CDS encoding MSMEG_1061 family FMN-dependent PPOX-type flavoprotein, protein MHAQDVRPDDIDSNPPSSAIAQGSAPQAAPDLDALYAPPAERIQKAVLDRLIDIHEAYLKAATFFCLATGSTDGLDASPRGGPPGFVHVLDAHTVAFADWPGNNRIESLRNLVRDERLGMVFLFPGQEIFLRINGRGRISTAPELLAQLSEGERIPKAATVVAIDQVLLHCGKAINRAKLWDDSSRIERGTLPTVGQMLAAFAKLENAEAEADDASIAQIDAHYAHAVRHDLY, encoded by the coding sequence ATGCACGCACAGGACGTCCGCCCGGACGACATCGACAGCAACCCGCCATCCAGCGCCATCGCCCAGGGCTCGGCACCGCAGGCCGCGCCGGACCTGGACGCGCTCTACGCGCCCCCGGCCGAGCGCATCCAGAAGGCCGTGCTCGACCGCCTCATCGACATCCACGAGGCGTACCTGAAGGCCGCCACCTTCTTCTGTCTGGCGACCGGCAGCACGGACGGGCTGGACGCCTCGCCGCGCGGCGGCCCGCCGGGCTTCGTCCATGTGCTGGATGCACACACCGTCGCCTTCGCCGACTGGCCGGGCAACAACCGCATCGAGTCGCTACGCAACCTCGTGCGCGACGAGCGGCTCGGCATGGTGTTCCTGTTCCCGGGGCAGGAGATCTTCCTGCGGATCAACGGTCGCGGCCGGATCTCCACCGCGCCCGAACTGCTGGCCCAGCTGAGCGAAGGGGAACGCATCCCCAAGGCCGCGACCGTCGTGGCGATCGATCAGGTGCTGCTCCACTGCGGCAAGGCCATCAACCGCGCCAAGCTGTGGGACGACAGTTCGCGCATCGAACGCGGCACGCTGCCGACCGTCGGTCAGATGCTGGCCGCGTTCGCCAAGCTCGAGAACGCCGAGGCCGAGGCCGACGACGCGAGCATCGCGCAGATCGATGCGCACTACGCCCACGCTGTTCGCCACGACCTGTACTGA
- a CDS encoding LamB/YcsF family protein, producing the protein MKMDLNSDLGESLGAWRMGDDDAMLGIVSSANVACGFHAGDAAGILQTLRRAAERGVTVGAHVAYPDLAGFGRRAMDVASADLQADVIYQIGALQGLAAVAGSAVRYVKPHGALYNTIAHDERQARDVIAAIRAIDPSLVLVGLAGSPLLGWAQASGLRTVAEAFADRAYMPDGSLVSRREKGAVLHDAHAVAERMLRLATEGVVTAIDGSTVRLQAESVCVHGDSPGAVEMARQVRALLERSGVTVAPFVDEGAAT; encoded by the coding sequence ATGAAGATGGACCTGAACAGCGACCTGGGCGAAAGCCTGGGCGCCTGGCGCATGGGCGACGACGACGCGATGCTCGGCATCGTGAGCAGCGCCAACGTGGCCTGCGGCTTCCATGCCGGTGACGCGGCCGGCATCCTGCAGACGCTGCGCCGCGCGGCCGAGCGCGGCGTGACGGTCGGCGCGCATGTGGCGTATCCCGACCTCGCCGGCTTCGGCCGACGCGCCATGGACGTGGCCAGCGCCGACCTGCAGGCCGACGTGATCTACCAGATCGGCGCGCTCCAGGGCCTGGCCGCGGTGGCGGGCTCGGCGGTGCGCTACGTCAAGCCGCACGGCGCGCTCTACAACACCATCGCGCACGACGAGCGCCAGGCGCGCGACGTGATCGCCGCCATCCGCGCGATCGATCCGTCGCTGGTGCTGGTCGGCCTGGCCGGCTCGCCACTGCTCGGCTGGGCGCAAGCGAGCGGCCTGCGCACCGTGGCCGAAGCCTTCGCCGACCGTGCCTACATGCCCGATGGGTCGCTGGTTTCGCGCCGCGAGAAGGGCGCCGTGCTGCACGACGCGCACGCGGTGGCCGAGCGCATGCTGCGCCTTGCGACCGAGGGCGTCGTCACCGCCATCGACGGCAGCACCGTGCGCCTGCAGGCCGAGTCGGTCTGCGTGCACGGCGACAGCCCCGGCGCGGTCGAGATGGCGCGGCAGGTGCGCGCATTGCTCGAACGCTCGGGCGTCACCGTCGCGCCCTTCGTTGATGAAGGGGCGGCAACGTGA